AATTTATTAAATGTGATGTATCAACTATTTGTATTGGTATGGCGGCCAGTATGGGTTCGTTTTTACTGGCAGGCGGAACAAAAGGAAAACGCTTTGCACTTCCCAATGCAGAAATTATGATTCATCAACCCTCGGGTGGTGGAAAAGGTACCGCCAGTGATATTAAAATAGTAGCAGAATATATTCTAAAGAACAAAATGAAATTAAACCAGATTCTTTCTGAAAATACTAAAAAACCTGTAGAAGTTATAGAAAAGGATACGGATCGGGATTATTTTATGAATGCAGAAGAAGCAAAAGCTTATGGCTTAATTGATGAAATCCTGGTTACAAGATAATTGGCCTGCCTGTTTTCAAGTAAAGGATATGTGAAATATTTATATAGAACAACCATTTTTCAATCATATTTAATAAAGAAGAAGCGCTGACTTTTCACAAGTATACCTTATAGGAGTACAGACTGGAAAGTACAGGGCTTCTTTTAGCATTTAATAACCAAGAGTTTCATTTACAATAATAACTTTAATCCGGTTTTTTATAAACTGTCCGTTTATTAAGACAAAATCATTGCAGATTCGCTGCTGATGGCGGCAGTCAATACAACGATTTAGGGCTGTACAGGGTGTCGCTTTGCCAAGACGTTTGGCGTCTAGTGGGGCAGCTATCTGCCTGGTTCTTTTGAGTGCCGCATCCACGTCTGTTGTTAGTTTATTTATGCCTACAACAACAATGACTTGATTCGGACCGTAAAGCATGGGTGCCACCCGGCTGCCGTTTCCGTCAATGTTAAAGAGTTTTCCATCTAGTGTTACAGCATTAGTACCGGTTATAAACGTATCGGCAGTAAAGTTATTAAGATAAATGCTCCGTTTTTCTTCACGGGTAAGGTTGGGAGCGTGTTTATCCAGAAAGTTATAGCTGCCCTGTCTTAGAAAATCAAACACACCTGTTTCTTCCAAGGTAATGGAATCTCCACACCCAATGGTTGAACCTTTTGGAATCAGTTTGGTAAGCAAGTCTAAAAGCATGGTTTGATTCTGTACAAAATATCCCCCCATATTATTTTTGGTAAGATTTTGCAGTGTCTCTTGTATTTTTTCATCCATTATTTTTATTCCTTATAATAAAGTACGTACTATAGTTAGAAGCCGGTAGTGGTCTAAACTGCTAGGACATTACATCGGTCTATTTATTAATCAGCTTATGTACATTATACATAACTTAAGACAGGGTTTCAAATAAATTCAGCGAAAGAATTACATATGATATGGTTTGTGATGAATGAACAAAATGAGTTAATAAGTCATGATATAACTTAGGAATAGCATATGACAATTGTAACTTGTTAATACAACCTGACTCCTGTATGATAAATACATAAGAGAAGCAATCATTATGTAGTCGATTATAAGTATATAGTTCACGTCATTGATTTGGGAAGTGATAGCAATATCAAAATGTGGAATTTTAGAAGAATGGAGAATGTTATGGAAAATTTATTTTTTGGAGTGGATTATTATCCGGAGCATTGGCCCAGAGAGAGATGGGAGACAGATGCGGCATTAATGGAGGAGATGGGGCTTTCTGTTGTAAGGCTTGCTGAATTTTCCTGGGCTAAGATGGAGCCTAACTTGGGAGAATTTCATTTTGAATGGTTACAAGAGGCAATTGAAATACTTGGAAAGCATGGGATTAAGACGGTACTTGGTACTCCCACTGCAGCACCGCCGGCCTGGATCATGGAGGAAACACCGGAAATCTATCCGGTAGACTCAAATGGTATCAGAAGAGGTTTTGGAGGCAGACACCATGACTGTCAGTCTAATAAAACCTACCGTAGTCATATAAAACGTTTTGTTACGGCTATGGCAACCACCTTTAAAGACAATCCCTATGTAATTGGCTGGCAGATTGATAATGAATTAGGAAACAGTCATCATGATTTATGTATGTGTGATTCTTGCAAGTCAGCCTTTCAGGACTGGCTGAAAGAAAAGTATGGTTCTATAGGAGTATTGAACAAAGAGTGGGGTACTTACTTTTGGAGCCAGGATTACGCTTCCTTTGAACAGATACCGGCACCTAGAAGAACGGTTACCGGAAGCAATCCTTCTGCTATGCTTGACTGGAAGCGTTTTTGCTCCGATTTAATTGTGGAGTTTCAGCAGTATCAGATTGATATTATTCGGGATATTTGTAAGAGTCATTTTATAACCCATAATTTCATGGGGTTCGCAGATAAAGTTAATTATTTTGACTTAGCAAAAAACCTTGACTTTATCAGTCATGACCAATATCCTGGAGGTTTTTTTACTACACCCCCACATGAAAAGAATGAAGTGCTGTCTGCTGCACTTGACTTAATGAGAGGCACTAAGAATCAAAGCTTCTGGATCATGGAGCAGCAGTCCGGTATAACAGGATGGGAGACAATGGGAAGGACTCCGGAGCCGGGTCAACTTGCCTTGTGGGCGCAGCATACGATTGCTCATGGAGCAGATACAATCGTGTTTTTCCGGTTTAGGACCTGTACGGTGGGTACGGAGCAGTACTGGCATGGAATTCTGCCCCATAGTGGTAAACCAGGTAGAAGATTTCGTGAGCTTAAAGATATGATTGCAAAGCTTAAACCCATTATGCCAGAGTTGAAAGGTACCATGCCAAAGGCAGAGACAGGGATTGTATATTCTTATGATCAGAATTATGCTTTTCAAATACAACCTCATCATCCCGAATTAAACTATGTAGAACAAGTGGTCAAATATTATAAGGGATTTTATGAGAGAAACATTCCGGTGGATTTTGTCAGTGATAAAGAGGAATTCCATAAATATAAGTTGCTGGTTGCACCTCTTCAATATCTTATGAATCCGGAGCTGGAAAAAAAATATGATGAATATGTGGCACAGGGAGGACATTTGGTACTGACCATGCGTACCGGAGTAAAGAATGATAATAATGTATGTATGAGTGAGATGGAGCTGCCGGGCAGACTTGGTACGATTGCCGGTATTGAGATTAATGATTATGATTGTCTGGTAGGCTGCAATACAGAAGTTCTCTGGATTAAATCTAATAAACTAGAACCAATGAAAGCGGAAAAATGGTGTGATATTATTGAGCTAAAGGGCGCAAGTGTTTTGGCGGAATATTCCAGTCAATTCTATAAGGGTTCACCAGCCATTACGGAATATAGTTATGGTAAAGGAAAGGTTTATTATGTGGGTCATGAACCTGACCATAGATTAATGCAGATATTTAATGAATACATTACCGGGAATGCAGGCATTAATTTGCTTCCCACAACTCCTGACGGTGTAGAGATAACTCTTCGTTCAGCTGAGGCTATAGATTATGTTTTTGTTATGAATCACAATAATTTTTCAGTTAAAGTAAACCTGCCAAAGGAATGGGAAGCTGTTTTTACAGGTCAGAACAGTGAATTAAAGCCATTTCAAGTGGATATTTATAAAGCAAAAATTACGGTGTGAAAGACACAGTAAAGACAGAAAGCAGTTAAAAAATAGATACACAAGCGGCTTATGATATGCAAGGTAATTCGTGTGAAAATAAAAACCACTTTCACACATTGAATTTAGGTCTGCAAGCAAGAGCAGACGTGCAGGTTAGTATAAAAAGAGAGGAAGTGACACATCTAAGAGGTGTGCCATGGGTATTTGTATGAAGATAGATAATATAGAATTACGTGAAGGTGAAATATGTTTACGATTAATGGAAGAGAAGGATAAGGAAGCGTATTATGATGCCGCATTTTTAAATGGAGATGAAGAGGCAATGTATTTTACAGGTACAAAAGAGCGCTTTGAGAGAGATACCGTTTATGCATTTATCCAAAAAATCATACCTGATGAAAGCAGGTACGATTTTATTATCAACAATTCCCATAATGAGATAATTGGAGAAGCAGTTATTCATGAGATAGAGGAAGAGGAACGCTCCGCTGGTTTTAGAATCTGCCTTTTTCGTAGTGTTGATTTTAGTAAGGGTTACGGCTCTATTGCCATACGTCTCATTCTTAAGTTTGCTTTTGAAACCTTAAAGCTGCATCGTGTAGAATTAGAGGTATTTGATTATAACCACCGAGGACAGCGTGCTTATGAAAAAGCCGGTTTTGTAGTAGAGGGGACAAAGAGAGATGGGCTTTATTTAAACGGAACCTTTCACGATATTATTATGATGGCAATTTTGGAGGAAGAATACTTTAAAAAATACGGCAGTGTTAGTTAAGTCTAAATTAAAGAAAGGCAGGGTATCGTGATGCGGATGATTATACATGATTTGGACGGTACAGTACTAAATAAGATAAGTAAGAGTGCAGGAGAAGATATTGTTATTACAGATGATGGGAGTCTTCACCCTTGCATTGGTTGTTTTGGCTGTTGGATTAAGACTCCGGCAGTATGCGTTATTAGGGATAAGTATCAGAATATGGGGGAACTAATTTCAAAATGTGAAGAGGTAATTATAATTAGCAAATGTTGTTACGGAGGTTATAGTCCGGTCGTAAAAAATGTACTGGATAGAAGTATTTCGTATATTCATCCGTATTTTCGTATTGTAAATAAGGAAATGCACCATAAACAAAGATACCAACGTTCTTTTCAGCTACGTGTAATTTTTTATGGTGAGGACATGACGGATAATGAAAAGAAAACGGCAAAGTATCTGGTACGAGCAAATAGTTTAAATCTGTCCTGTCAGGTTAAGGAGGTTCTTTTCTGCAAGAATCCTCTGGAATTGGAGGTGGTATGAGATGAAAATAGCTCTGATTAATGGAAGTCCCAAGATAAAGGACAGTAATTCTGGTATATTACTGGAGGAAGTGAAGCAAGTTATTGGTGATAGGGCAGAAATCACTTACGTTCCCTGTAATAAAAGCCAGCTTACGAAAGAAACCATTGAGGAATTGTTTACTTACGATAGCTTTGTAATAGCGTTCCCTTTGTATGTGGATGGTATACCTTCTCATTTGCTGAGAGTATTACAACAATTAGAAGAAGCAATTACTATAAACTCTTATAAACCTGTCAGGATTTACGGAATTGCTAACGCAGGCTTCTATGATGCAAAGCAAAACAGGCTGGCACTAAGGATTCTAAGAAATTGGAGTGATAAGGCAGGTTGTGTCTGGGGGCAGGGTCTTGGCTTCGGAGCAGGCGGTATGCTTGGCTATTTGAAAAAAGTACCTGCCGGCTCCGGTCCTAAGAAAAATCTGGGTTCTGTACTACAAGAATTTACTACAAATATACTGGAACAAAGGCAGGGTGAAAATCTGTATACTACACCTAATTTTTCAAGATTTCTTTATAAACTGGCAGCAGAGCATGGCTGGCGGCAGCAGGTTAAATCAAACGGTCTAAAAGTTAGGGATTTGCATAGTAAACGATAGACTGCGTAGTGGGAAGGTGCAGGCTTAATCTGATGTTTTTAGACTCCGGCCCTTTTTCTCTGACAGAAATAATCCAAGGATTGTAAGCAACGTACCGACACCAGCCATCAGTGTGATTTTTTCCTTTAAAATAATAACGGATGTGATTACCGTTACTACAGGTATAATATATATGTATACACTTGCCTTTACAGCACCTAACAGCTTAGCGGCCAGATTCCATGTAACGAAGCATAAAGCGGAGGCACCAAAACCGAGGTAGAGCAGGTTTAGTAGGTGTATAGGGTTGGCAAATCGGTCTATTTCATTGGAGACAGGGAGGAATAAGAAGGCCGGAAGCATGCTTAAAATTCCATAAAAGAATATTCTTCTGGTAGCTTCTATAGTCGGATAGCCGAGATTACTGATTTTTTTAGAAAATACAGAGTAACCACCCCATACAATTGCTGCAAGTACAGCCAGAATGTCTCCAATCGGATTAAGCTTTAATACGGAGCTGCCATTGTAACTAATTAAGAAAATACCCAGTATGGCAGTTAAGAAGCCCACGAAGAAAGATGACTTTAACCGTTCACCCTCTAAGAAGAAGTGCGCAAATACAGCTGTAAAAATGGGAGCAATTGAAACAATGACACCTACATTGGAGGCGAGTGTTATAGTAAGAGCTATATTTTCAAAGAGAAAATATAGGGTAACGCCGCAAAGACCGGAGGCTAAAAACAAAAGTTCATGTTTTTTAGTTTGCAGCTTCAGTTTTCTGGGAGCTATGAGCCATAAAGCTAGGTAACCGATTATAAACCGGATAAAGAGAATTTCCAAGGGTGTAAAAGTCTTTAATAATACCTTGGTGGAGATGAAAGTAGTTCCCCAGATAATTACCGTGAAAAAAGCGGCTGCGTGACCTTTTAGGTTGTGGTTTTGCATTTTATAGTCCTTTTCTGATAATGTATTTACATACGCAGGATTACCGAAATACATGTAACTGCTAAAGAAGCAGTTGACATTTTGTATTCCGGTAATCCTGTAATAATGTATTCATGCTTTTGTGTCACATTAAATAAAGAGTCAAGGAAGCTGCATTATAATTGCTAATGGACTTCCTGTTATTTTATAAGGGTTTTACCACCCATATAAGGCTGAAGGGCAACAGGGATATTTACAGTACCATCCGCATTTAAGTTATTTTCCAGGAATGCAATTAACATTCTTGGGGGAGCAGCAACCGTATTATTTAAGGTATGTGCAAAATATTTGCCGTCTTCTCCTACAACACGGATTTTTAAACGTCTAGCCTGTGCATCCCCTAAATTAGAGCAGCTGCCCACTTCAAAATATTTCTTTTGCCTTGGAGACCAAGCTTCAACATCAATGGATTTTACCTTTAAATCCGCAAGGTCACCGGAACAACATTCTAAAGTTCTTACAGGGATATCTAAAGAACGGAATAAATCTACGGTATTCTGCCACAAAACATTAAACCATTTAGGACTTTCCTCCGGTTTACATACCACTATCATTTCCTGTTTTTCAAATTGGTGAATACGATAAACACCGCGTTCTTCCAGTCCGTGTGCGCCTTTTTCCTTACGGAAGCAGGGAGAATAACTGGTTAAAGTCTGAGGAAGAGTAGTGTCTGGCAGGATTGTATCTATAAATTTACCTATCATAGAATGCTCACTGGTACCAATCAGGTATAAATCTTCTCCTTCAATTTTATACATCATAGCATCCATTTCAGCGAAACTCATAACACCGGTTACTACATTGCTGCGAATCATAAAAGGAGGAATACAGTAAGTAAAGCCTCGTTCAATCATATAATCTCTGGCATAGGTAATGATAGCGGAATGTAGTCTTGCAACATCACCCATCAGGTAGTAGAAACCGTTGCCGGCTACTTTTCTGGCACTGTCTAAATCAATACCGTTGAATTTTTCCATAATATCTGTATGATAAGGAATCTCAAAATCAGGAACAATAGGGTCGCCGTAGCGTTGTACCTCCACATTTTCACTGTCATCCTTACCGATAGGAACGGTTGGGTCAATGATATTAGGGATTACCATCATAATATTTTTAATTTTTTCTTCTAGTTCGTTTTCTCTTGCTTCTAGGACTGTAAGACGTTCTGAATCAGCAGTTACTTTTTTCTTTAATTCCTCTGCTTCTTCCTTCTTCCCTTGTGCCATTAAACCACCGATTTGTTTTGAGATTTTATTTTTATCGGATCTTAAAGTATCGGCTTCCTGTTTTGCATTACGGCTCTCTAAGTCAAGAGATATAACTTCGTCTACAAGTCCTAATTTGCTATCCTGAAACTTGTTTTTTATATTTTGTTTAACGATTTCAGGATTTTCTCTTAAAAATTTTAAATCTAACATAAGTTCCTCCTAATTGTAAAATGTAATTCATATAAAATTTAATTGAAAGCAGAATATAAAGAGTAACGAAAAAAAGTCCTTTCATCCCATATATAATGGGACGAAAGGACTCCGCGTTGCCACCCAAATTGCCGGCTGTTAAACCGGCCTCTCAACCAAGTAGGATAGAGGCTACCAACCTTCGGCTTTGCAGCATATAACTGCTTAACACCGACAGCTCC
The nucleotide sequence above comes from Anaerocolumna cellulosilytica. Encoded proteins:
- the serS gene encoding serine--tRNA ligase; the protein is MLDLKFLRENPEIVKQNIKNKFQDSKLGLVDEVISLDLESRNAKQEADTLRSDKNKISKQIGGLMAQGKKEEAEELKKKVTADSERLTVLEARENELEEKIKNIMMVIPNIIDPTVPIGKDDSENVEVQRYGDPIVPDFEIPYHTDIMEKFNGIDLDSARKVAGNGFYYLMGDVARLHSAIITYARDYMIERGFTYCIPPFMIRSNVVTGVMSFAEMDAMMYKIEGEDLYLIGTSEHSMIGKFIDTILPDTTLPQTLTSYSPCFRKEKGAHGLEERGVYRIHQFEKQEMIVVCKPEESPKWFNVLWQNTVDLFRSLDIPVRTLECCSGDLADLKVKSIDVEAWSPRQKKYFEVGSCSNLGDAQARRLKIRVVGEDGKYFAHTLNNTVAAPPRMLIAFLENNLNADGTVNIPVALQPYMGGKTLIK
- a CDS encoding GNAT family N-acetyltransferase, producing the protein MGICMKIDNIELREGEICLRLMEEKDKEAYYDAAFLNGDEEAMYFTGTKERFERDTVYAFIQKIIPDESRYDFIINNSHNEIIGEAVIHEIEEEERSAGFRICLFRSVDFSKGYGSIAIRLILKFAFETLKLHRVELEVFDYNHRGQRAYEKAGFVVEGTKRDGLYLNGTFHDIIMMAILEEEYFKKYGSVS
- a CDS encoding lactate utilization protein translates to MDEKIQETLQNLTKNNMGGYFVQNQTMLLDLLTKLIPKGSTIGCGDSITLEETGVFDFLRQGSYNFLDKHAPNLTREEKRSIYLNNFTADTFITGTNAVTLDGKLFNIDGNGSRVAPMLYGPNQVIVVVGINKLTTDVDAALKRTRQIAAPLDAKRLGKATPCTALNRCIDCRHQQRICNDFVLINGQFIKNRIKVIIVNETLGY
- a CDS encoding beta-galactosidase; amino-acid sequence: MENLFFGVDYYPEHWPRERWETDAALMEEMGLSVVRLAEFSWAKMEPNLGEFHFEWLQEAIEILGKHGIKTVLGTPTAAPPAWIMEETPEIYPVDSNGIRRGFGGRHHDCQSNKTYRSHIKRFVTAMATTFKDNPYVIGWQIDNELGNSHHDLCMCDSCKSAFQDWLKEKYGSIGVLNKEWGTYFWSQDYASFEQIPAPRRTVTGSNPSAMLDWKRFCSDLIVEFQQYQIDIIRDICKSHFITHNFMGFADKVNYFDLAKNLDFISHDQYPGGFFTTPPHEKNEVLSAALDLMRGTKNQSFWIMEQQSGITGWETMGRTPEPGQLALWAQHTIAHGADTIVFFRFRTCTVGTEQYWHGILPHSGKPGRRFRELKDMIAKLKPIMPELKGTMPKAETGIVYSYDQNYAFQIQPHHPELNYVEQVVKYYKGFYERNIPVDFVSDKEEFHKYKLLVAPLQYLMNPELEKKYDEYVAQGGHLVLTMRTGVKNDNNVCMSEMELPGRLGTIAGIEINDYDCLVGCNTEVLWIKSNKLEPMKAEKWCDIIELKGASVLAEYSSQFYKGSPAITEYSYGKGKVYYVGHEPDHRLMQIFNEYITGNAGINLLPTTPDGVEITLRSAEAIDYVFVMNHNNFSVKVNLPKEWEAVFTGQNSELKPFQVDIYKAKITV
- a CDS encoding flavodoxin family protein, translating into MRMIIHDLDGTVLNKISKSAGEDIVITDDGSLHPCIGCFGCWIKTPAVCVIRDKYQNMGELISKCEEVIIISKCCYGGYSPVVKNVLDRSISYIHPYFRIVNKEMHHKQRYQRSFQLRVIFYGEDMTDNEKKTAKYLVRANSLNLSCQVKEVLFCKNPLELEVV
- a CDS encoding DMT family transporter, producing the protein MQNHNLKGHAAAFFTVIIWGTTFISTKVLLKTFTPLEILFIRFIIGYLALWLIAPRKLKLQTKKHELLFLASGLCGVTLYFLFENIALTITLASNVGVIVSIAPIFTAVFAHFFLEGERLKSSFFVGFLTAILGIFLISYNGSSVLKLNPIGDILAVLAAIVWGGYSVFSKKISNLGYPTIEATRRIFFYGILSMLPAFLFLPVSNEIDRFANPIHLLNLLYLGFGASALCFVTWNLAAKLLGAVKASVYIYIIPVVTVITSVIILKEKITLMAGVGTLLTILGLFLSEKKGRSLKTSD
- the clpP gene encoding ATP-dependent Clp endopeptidase proteolytic subunit ClpP; this encodes MSLVPYVVEQTAAGERSYDIYSRLLKDRIIFLNEEVTDTSASVIVAQLLFLEAQDTGKDIHLYINSPGGSVPAGLAIYDTMKFIKCDVSTICIGMAASMGSFLLAGGTKGKRFALPNAEIMIHQPSGGGKGTASDIKIVAEYILKNKMKLNQILSENTKKPVEVIEKDTDRDYFMNAEEAKAYGLIDEILVTR
- a CDS encoding NADPH-dependent FMN reductase family protein, with amino-acid sequence MKIALINGSPKIKDSNSGILLEEVKQVIGDRAEITYVPCNKSQLTKETIEELFTYDSFVIAFPLYVDGIPSHLLRVLQQLEEAITINSYKPVRIYGIANAGFYDAKQNRLALRILRNWSDKAGCVWGQGLGFGAGGMLGYLKKVPAGSGPKKNLGSVLQEFTTNILEQRQGENLYTTPNFSRFLYKLAAEHGWRQQVKSNGLKVRDLHSKR